The following proteins come from a genomic window of Campylobacter coli 76339:
- a CDS encoding DNA-directed RNA polymerase omega subunit, translating to MEKRIEEIAAKALEKMGDDRYRLSLVVAKRAEQLADGAAPLVDVDKNKFKFADIALYEIAENKITLEGLVENSR from the coding sequence ATGGAAAAGAGAATAGAAGAAATAGCAGCTAAAGCACTAGAAAAAATGGGAGATGATCGTTACCGTCTTTCTTTGGTTGTTGCAAAAAGAGCAGAGCAATTGGCTGATGGTGCAGCACCTTTAGTAGATGTTGATAAAAATAAATTTAAATTTGCTGATATTGCTTTATACGAGATAGCAGAAAATAAAATCACTTTAGAGGGTCTAGTTGAAAACAGTCGATGA